From the Nitrospirota bacterium genome, one window contains:
- the nusG gene encoding transcription termination/antitermination protein NusG: MAKNWYVVHTYSGFEEKVRESIESKVEKQGMKERVARVLVPTEKVIDMKKGKKRELEKKFYPGYILVEMELDDETWHLIRSIPKVSGFVGGTKPVPISEEEVSLILQQIERGPALQVKTRFMSGDEVRITDGPFTNFAGYVEEVDADHGRLKVMVSIFGRPTPVELSFFQVEKA, translated from the coding sequence ATGGCAAAAAACTGGTATGTGGTTCATACTTACTCGGGCTTTGAAGAGAAGGTTAGAGAATCTATAGAGAGTAAGGTTGAAAAGCAAGGGATGAAGGAAAGGGTTGCGAGGGTTCTTGTGCCTACTGAAAAGGTAATAGACATGAAGAAGGGCAAGAAGAGGGAGCTTGAAAAGAAGTTTTATCCTGGCTACATACTGGTTGAGATGGAGCTTGACGACGAGACTTGGCATCTTATCAGGAGTATTCCAAAGGTGTCGGGTTTTGTTGGCGGCACAAAACCAGTGCCTATTTCAGAGGAGGAAGTCAGTCTAATCCTACAGCAGATCGAAAGAGGTCCTGCGCTACAGGTAAAGACTCGATTCATGAGCGGAGATGAGGTAAGGATAACAGATGGACCATTCACCAATTTCGCAGGATATGTGGAAGAGGTCGATGCAGACCACGGAAGGCTAAAGGTCATGGTCAGCATATTTGGCAGGCCAACGCCTGTTGAACTTAGTTTTTTTCAGGTTGAAAAGGCATAG
- the rpmG gene encoding 50S ribosomal protein L33, with amino-acid sequence MRSIILFQCTECKNKNYSTMKNKKNTTDKLELSKYCRHCRKHTRHKETKA; translated from the coding sequence ATGAGGAGTATTATACTTTTTCAATGCACAGAGTGTAAAAACAAAAACTACTCTACGATGAAAAACAAAAAGAACACTACCGATAAGCTTGAGTTGAGCAAATATTGCAGGCACTGTAGAAAGCATACCCGGCATAAGGAGACAAAGGCATAA
- the secE gene encoding preprotein translocase subunit SecE, which yields MFKRIKEFFKEVKIEVKKVVYPSKDELIGSTWVVIVTVLIMAVFLGLVDIGLSKLVRMVLR from the coding sequence ATGTTTAAGAGGATAAAGGAATTTTTTAAGGAAGTAAAAATAGAGGTCAAAAAGGTCGTCTATCCATCCAAAGACGAGCTTATTGGCTCTACATGGGTAGTGATCGTAACGGTGTTGATAATGGCTGTATTTCTCGGGCTCGTTGACATAGGGCTTTCAAAACTTGTGAGGATGGTCTTGAGGTAG